From the genome of Vicia villosa cultivar HV-30 ecotype Madison, WI linkage group LG2, Vvil1.0, whole genome shotgun sequence, one region includes:
- the LOC131647892 gene encoding rho GTPase-activating protein 5-like, whose amino-acid sequence MTQVLHSPPHFASSQRSPSTSTSSSPLSSFSCHAIFQPPSHPHFPLFELLVTLFRKSLFSFKNTVTKDISIMDISPPTNVRHVAHVTFDRFNGFLGLPDEFEPEFPRRPPSASATVFGVSTESMQLSYDSRGNSVPTILLLMQRHLYVQGGLQVEGIFRINADNTQEEHVRNQLNLGLVPEDIDVHCLAGLIKAWFRELPTGVLDPLSQEQVMQCQTEEECVELVKHLPHTESTLLDWAINLMVDVVQHENLNKMNARNIAMVFAPNMTQMADPFTALMYAVQVMNFLKMLILRTLRERNDSVVEPNPRLNLEPSDENEQRGLFKLCQKEDTAAVDNEEAKEKFVSEKSVLECSPESSSLDKNSSTGGESGTLISTSENPICNEDLYCEFPPKKNMGKNNKSGQSGSSNAKKGSKKTRGQQPVTNGKVSVEKKGTKTLSNTDTRSDRVESWR is encoded by the exons ATGACCCAAGTTCTCCACTCTCCACCTCATTTTGCTTCATCACAAAGATCACCCTCAACTTCaacctcttcttctcctctttcttcCTTCTCTTGCCATGCCATTTTTCAACCTCCCTCTCACCCACATTTCCCACTTTTTGAACTTCTAGTTACTCTTTTCAGAAAATCATTATTTTCTTTCAAGAATACTGTCACCAAGGACATCTCCATCATGGACATAAGTCCTCCGACCAACGTGCGTCATGTCGCGCACGTTACTTTCGATAGGTTCAATGGTTTCTTAGGCTTGCCTGATGAGTTTGAACCTGAATTCCCCAGAAGACCTCCTAGTGCTAG TGCAACTGTTTTTGGAGTTTCGACGGAATCAATGCAGTTATCTTATGATTCAAGAGGGAATAGTGTGCCAACAATTCTTCTGTTAATGCAAAGGCATCTCTATGTTCAAGGAGGATTGCAG GTGGAAGGGATTTTCAGAATCAATGCAGACAATACTCAAGAGGAACATGTTAGGAATCAATTGAACTTGGGATTGGTTCCTGAAGACATCGATGTACATTGTTTGGCAGGACTAATTAAG GCTTGGTTCCGGGAACTTCCTACGGGAGTTCTAGATCCATTATCACAAGAGCAGGTAATGCAATGCCAAACTGAGGAAGAGTGTGTTGAACTAGTTAAGCATCTACCTCATACCGAATCTACACTCTTGGATTGGGCCATCAATCTAATGGTCGATGTCGTCCAACATGAAAATCTCAATAAGATGAACGCGCGCAACATTGCCATGGTTTTCGCACCAAACATGACTCAG ATGGCGGATCCATTCACTGCATTGATGTATGCGGTTCAAGTGATGAACTTTTTAAAGATGCTTATATTGAGGACATTACGCGAAAGAAACGATTCGGTGGTGGAACCGAATCCTAGATTAAATTTAGAGCCTTCTGATGAGAACGAACAGCGTGGACTTTTCAAGTTGTGTCAGAAAGAAGATACTGCAGCAGTAGACAATGAAGAGGCTAAGGAAAAATTTGTCTCAGAAAAATCTGTCTTAGAATGTTCACCTGAATCATCATCACTCGATAAGAACTCCTCGACTGGAGGAGAATCTGGTACGTTGATAAGCACTTCTGAGAATCCGATTTGCAATGAGGATTTGTATTGTGAGTTTCCGCCGAAAAAAAACATGGGAAAGAACAACAAGTCTGGTCAATCAGGTAGTTCAAATGCTAAAAAAGGGTCTAAAAAGACAAGAGGACAGCAACCTGTGACCAACGGAAAAGTATCAGTC